One stretch of Chryseobacterium indologenes DNA includes these proteins:
- a CDS encoding MarR family winged helix-turn-helix transcriptional regulator: protein MNVINEAGILAISTRLHRLSEQLRKDGALIYKAFGIDFELKWFPVIYTIYQRKLASVVEIANEIGYTHPSTITLLKELEKLNILEWKKDQCDERKRLFLLTPKGNELVEKMKPVWELVTVVLSEIADNENNLLKAIDEAEEKIASQSFYQRALQLKNSK, encoded by the coding sequence ATGAATGTTATCAACGAAGCTGGAATCCTTGCCATATCCACAAGGTTACACCGCCTTAGTGAACAGCTGAGAAAGGATGGTGCCTTGATTTATAAAGCCTTTGGAATTGATTTTGAACTGAAATGGTTCCCCGTTATTTACACCATTTATCAAAGGAAATTAGCCAGTGTTGTTGAAATTGCGAACGAAATTGGTTATACTCATCCATCTACTATAACGCTACTTAAAGAACTTGAAAAGCTCAACATTCTAGAGTGGAAAAAAGATCAATGTGATGAGCGTAAAAGACTATTTCTGTTAACCCCTAAAGGTAATGAGCTGGTTGAAAAAATGAAGCCGGTATGGGAATTGGTTACAGTTGTATTGAGTGAAATTGCAGATAATGAAAATAATCTTCTCAAAGCCATTGATGAAGCAGAAGAGAAAATTGCCAGTCAGTCTTTTTATCAGAGAGCTTTACAGCTTAAAAATTCAAAATAG
- a CDS encoding type VI secretion system Vgr family protein, giving the protein MFQEQNNLPKPEIDSDKTGFANKIQDNKKIKEVKKVASKVNNAVNVVNTGKQFLNQPLLPNEPAIIKEKLWAKQPTSRIFNADSIPESAIAGINRVVKLDIHVEGKPIKYFKHFKLTQSATKHHEFELILAHDTLGSAENHNLEEVQNFLGKRITVVFKYKDVEGGAERNFVGVITEVGFSQEKGSLGNLVLSGFSPTILLDAAPHIQSFGGAQPISLNSIANEVIKEGLGQGKFDFRVDARHGNVSYSSQYGETHYNYLARIAEAYGEQFFYDGEVLHFGQLPPQEKPVLLTYGSNLTDVKIKMKAQHVNPSFYGYNSSKNEKFKGGSSKIIHTSDIAKRAYEISEKTFQTPSLRVAPIKASSFMDIDASQKGTAGSKASEVFVTSGNTTVPFLYPGCIADIQMRKTDTNDTSYFTKLMLIEVTHQVDARGYYDGSFKAIASDTGFIPRPEFTVPVAEPQFGKVVSNTDPENQGRVQVQLDWQNGQDTTEFIRVMSPDAGSSEKVGKNRGFMSIPEVGDQVIVNFVHLHPDRPFVMGGMYHGGIGAGGGTGNNIMSFSGRSGAELKYDNGAGSMNLKDQGGANMNFDGTGNATTNANSNHTINAGSTNVINVGGKKDSPPQSLLKMDAGGNITLDGKTSITLQVGDNSITISEAGITASAGKGTIDITALTGALGLSSKGGAMNISTDSPLTIKGGPSAVMSSGDTNIM; this is encoded by the coding sequence ATGTTTCAGGAACAAAATAATCTTCCCAAACCGGAAATAGATTCAGACAAGACAGGTTTTGCAAACAAAATCCAAGACAATAAGAAGATCAAAGAAGTAAAGAAGGTTGCTTCAAAAGTAAATAACGCAGTCAATGTAGTGAATACAGGGAAACAGTTCCTTAATCAGCCTTTGCTACCCAACGAACCTGCCATTATTAAAGAAAAGCTATGGGCAAAACAGCCTACTTCCAGAATATTTAATGCAGACAGCATTCCGGAAAGCGCTATCGCAGGAATCAATCGCGTGGTAAAGCTTGATATCCATGTGGAAGGTAAACCTATAAAATATTTCAAACATTTTAAACTTACTCAAAGTGCTACTAAGCATCATGAATTTGAGCTCATTCTGGCACATGATACTTTAGGAAGTGCAGAGAATCATAATCTTGAAGAAGTACAGAATTTTCTTGGAAAAAGAATTACTGTTGTTTTCAAATATAAAGATGTGGAAGGAGGTGCTGAACGAAATTTTGTGGGAGTTATCACAGAAGTTGGATTCAGCCAGGAAAAAGGAAGTCTGGGCAATCTTGTTTTGTCAGGTTTCAGCCCAACCATTTTATTGGATGCAGCCCCTCATATTCAAAGCTTTGGAGGAGCACAGCCTATCAGCTTGAACAGCATTGCCAATGAGGTTATTAAAGAAGGATTGGGACAGGGAAAATTTGATTTCAGGGTAGATGCCCGTCATGGCAATGTATCCTACAGTTCTCAATACGGAGAAACCCATTATAACTATCTTGCGAGAATTGCAGAAGCTTATGGGGAACAATTTTTCTATGATGGGGAAGTTTTACATTTCGGACAACTGCCACCACAGGAAAAACCTGTACTATTAACCTATGGCAGTAATCTGACTGATGTCAAAATTAAAATGAAAGCTCAGCATGTGAATCCTTCATTTTATGGGTATAATAGCAGCAAAAACGAAAAATTCAAAGGCGGAAGTTCAAAAATAATACATACTTCAGATATAGCCAAGAGAGCGTACGAAATTTCAGAGAAGACTTTTCAAACCCCATCTTTAAGAGTGGCTCCTATCAAAGCGTCATCTTTTATGGACATTGATGCTTCTCAAAAAGGAACAGCAGGAAGCAAAGCTTCAGAAGTCTTTGTGACTTCCGGAAATACAACGGTTCCTTTTCTTTATCCGGGATGTATTGCGGATATTCAAATGCGTAAAACAGATACCAACGATACCTCTTATTTTACAAAACTAATGCTTATAGAGGTCACTCACCAAGTGGATGCCCGTGGATATTATGATGGATCTTTCAAGGCCATAGCTTCTGACACAGGATTTATTCCAAGACCGGAATTTACAGTTCCAGTGGCAGAACCCCAGTTTGGAAAAGTAGTTTCCAATACCGATCCTGAAAATCAAGGGCGTGTACAAGTTCAACTTGACTGGCAGAACGGACAGGACACTACGGAATTTATCCGGGTCATGTCCCCTGATGCGGGAAGCAGTGAAAAGGTGGGCAAAAACCGTGGCTTTATGTCTATTCCAGAAGTGGGAGATCAGGTGATTGTCAATTTTGTACATCTTCACCCGGACCGTCCTTTTGTCATGGGCGGAATGTACCATGGCGGAATTGGCGCTGGTGGTGGTACCGGAAATAATATCATGAGTTTCAGTGGAAGAAGCGGTGCTGAACTGAAATATGACAATGGAGCCGGATCTATGAATCTTAAAGATCAGGGTGGGGCTAATATGAATTTTGACGGGACCGGAAATGCCACTACCAATGCCAATAGCAATCATACCATAAATGCAGGAAGTACCAACGTAATCAATGTTGGGGGTAAGAAAGATTCTCCACCGCAATCCTTATTAAAAATGGATGCCGGCGGAAATATCACTCTTGACGGGAAAACAAGCATTACTCTGCAGGTAGGAGATAATTCTATAACCATATCTGAAGCCGGAATTACGGCATCAGCAGGAAAAGGAACTATTGATATTACGGCACTTACCGGTGCGCTAGGACTTTCAAGCAAAGGAGGAGCGATGAATATAAGTACAGATTCTCCACTTACCATTAAAGGAGGGCCAAGTGCTGTGATGTCTTCCGGAGATACCAATATTATGTAA
- a CDS encoding polymorphic toxin-type HINT domain-containing protein, which translates to MDELEYITLNALMMCDQGAAPDFFKPTFNTKVKIHGCLVATNKDATPLVNIPSFKVCKISGGPCTPATVPMTWQDTWQVKINGIRSLIGKSTCQCPVGGKIEFMTSGQVPLPDDAAQEVKDMQDQAQRELDDSGHGDSVGEAGFVEGMIPVWGSGRDLINDIQTGDVGGSLMNAGFLIWDVASIAVGVVSFGTGTVAMQGAKAGVKGAIKAGAKAISKEALQQMGKAALKKLSKEALKKSVDDIAKKLLKTCVFACFPAGTPVHTEDGIKNIEDIRIGDLVWAYDEDTDTVALQPVIDLITNESDHTISIYTEAEVIETTATHPFYINGEWTDASELKEGDKILLRDQQEGVIQKTEFNYIPQKVYNFEVDHWHNYFVGDSGVLVHNSGKCLSKMADEAAELVAKTWDDLAKLKHCFPAGTLVKIDENSGYAAIETISVGDYVTAFDQDKHKEVLKQVTGVYVNHTESLCRLYIGDEIIESTSAHRFWSVTHSDWINAEDIESGNLLMDATGKSIIVEKTEKIVGNFKTYNLEVDEVHNYFVSSLDILVHNGKSYPNSIFHDLTPKPSEIYGIWDRKTKQYVYVGKTIQEDGKRFTQHVLEKGLDPKRYVSRTLDSGTWNAFQTAAREQHHIMQQGTKTLKAGAEIRNKINALSKRKFNYFSKLIKCP; encoded by the coding sequence ATGGATGAGTTAGAATACATCACTCTCAATGCCCTGATGATGTGCGACCAGGGAGCAGCCCCGGATTTCTTCAAGCCTACGTTCAATACAAAGGTGAAAATCCACGGTTGTCTGGTAGCTACCAATAAAGATGCCACTCCTTTGGTTAATATTCCATCCTTTAAGGTATGCAAAATCAGTGGTGGTCCCTGTACCCCTGCCACTGTTCCTATGACCTGGCAGGATACTTGGCAGGTAAAAATTAACGGAATCAGATCTTTGATAGGAAAAAGCACCTGTCAATGCCCTGTGGGTGGGAAGATAGAATTTATGACCAGCGGGCAGGTTCCTCTTCCGGACGATGCTGCTCAGGAAGTAAAAGATATGCAGGATCAGGCACAGCGTGAACTTGATGATAGCGGACATGGAGACAGTGTAGGAGAAGCTGGTTTTGTAGAAGGAATGATTCCTGTTTGGGGAAGTGGTCGTGACCTTATCAATGATATACAAACCGGAGATGTAGGTGGCAGCCTTATGAATGCAGGATTTTTAATCTGGGATGTAGCTTCTATTGCTGTAGGAGTGGTTTCTTTTGGAACCGGAACGGTAGCGATGCAGGGTGCAAAAGCAGGAGTGAAAGGTGCTATCAAAGCAGGGGCAAAAGCCATCTCCAAAGAAGCACTTCAGCAAATGGGGAAAGCAGCGTTGAAAAAACTGAGCAAAGAAGCTTTAAAGAAAAGTGTAGATGATATTGCCAAAAAGCTCCTTAAAACCTGTGTTTTTGCCTGTTTTCCAGCCGGAACCCCTGTTCACACCGAAGATGGAATAAAAAATATTGAAGACATCCGCATTGGAGATCTGGTATGGGCTTATGATGAAGATACAGACACCGTAGCCCTTCAGCCGGTGATTGATCTGATCACCAATGAAAGTGATCATACCATTAGTATTTATACAGAAGCGGAAGTGATTGAAACTACAGCTACCCATCCTTTTTATATCAATGGTGAATGGACGGATGCTTCGGAATTGAAGGAAGGGGATAAAATTCTTTTGCGTGACCAGCAAGAAGGTGTTATACAAAAAACAGAATTTAATTATATCCCTCAGAAAGTCTATAATTTTGAGGTAGACCACTGGCATAATTACTTTGTAGGAGACTCAGGTGTTTTGGTTCATAACAGTGGTAAATGCTTAAGTAAAATGGCAGATGAAGCCGCCGAGCTTGTGGCAAAAACCTGGGATGACCTCGCTAAACTTAAACATTGTTTCCCTGCCGGAACTTTAGTGAAAATTGATGAAAACAGTGGCTATGCAGCGATTGAAACAATTTCAGTAGGAGATTATGTTACAGCTTTTGATCAGGATAAACATAAGGAAGTCTTAAAACAGGTTACCGGAGTGTATGTAAATCATACTGAAAGTCTTTGCAGGCTGTATATTGGCGATGAAATCATTGAAAGTACATCAGCGCACAGGTTCTGGTCAGTAACGCATTCTGACTGGATTAATGCAGAAGACATTGAAAGCGGAAATCTGTTGATGGATGCCACCGGAAAATCTATTATTGTAGAAAAGACCGAAAAAATTGTTGGAAATTTCAAAACCTATAATCTGGAAGTGGATGAAGTACATAATTATTTTGTGTCTTCCCTTGATATTCTGGTGCATAATGGGAAATCATATCCGAATTCAATTTTTCATGATCTCACACCTAAACCATCAGAAATTTATGGAATTTGGGATAGAAAAACAAAACAATATGTTTATGTTGGAAAAACAATTCAAGAGGATGGCAAACGATTTACTCAGCATGTTTTAGAGAAAGGGCTCGATCCTAAAAGATATGTTAGTAGAACATTAGATTCTGGAACTTGGAATGCTTTCCAAACAGCAGCTCGTGAACAACATCATATAATGCAACAAGGAACTAAAACTTTAAAAGCAGGAGCCGAAATTAGAAATAAAATTAATGCGTTAAGCAAAAGGAAATTTAATTATTTTAGTAAACTTATAAAATGTCCATAA
- a CDS encoding Imm26 family immunity protein has translation MIKKLEVGDIFNLKLENKNLFIFGRVLFDVDSQLKKTKANDENYFTTYAGCQLIEIYKGIYDSPNLPDIREVLIPRVFVFKIDSKANSLQWERVGYHEVNIKKIEFPEVVGNAYNEVRLMRGELYFKTAIKDPIQYPGVLPAPEYPVIILDASLGLQGREDLIDGDYYEESLTDLDLLYHPDERKQIYTDLNLDPDKSYYELSKEMGFDLERFY, from the coding sequence ATGATAAAAAAATTAGAGGTTGGAGATATTTTCAATTTAAAATTAGAAAACAAAAATCTTTTTATTTTTGGCAGGGTCTTATTTGATGTAGACAGTCAGCTAAAAAAAACAAAGGCAAATGATGAAAATTATTTTACAACTTATGCAGGATGCCAACTAATAGAAATTTATAAAGGAATATATGATTCTCCAAATCTTCCAGATATCAGGGAAGTATTAATTCCGCGAGTTTTTGTATTTAAAATAGATTCAAAAGCAAATAGTCTACAATGGGAAAGAGTAGGATATCATGAAGTTAATATCAAGAAAATAGAATTCCCGGAAGTTGTAGGCAACGCGTATAATGAAGTTCGGTTAATGAGGGGAGAGCTTTATTTCAAAACAGCTATTAAGGATCCAATTCAATACCCTGGAGTTCTTCCTGCTCCAGAATACCCTGTTATAATTTTAGATGCTAGTTTAGGGTTACAAGGAAGAGAAGATTTAATAGATGGAGATTATTATGAAGAAAGCCTTACAGATTTGGACCTTTTATATCATCCCGATGAAAGAAAACAAATTTATACAGATTTAAACTTAGATCCAGATAAAAGTTATTATGAATTATCTAAAGAAATGGGATTTGATTTAGAGCGGTTTTATTAA
- a CDS encoding DUF4259 domain-containing protein, with amino-acid sequence MGAWGYKNFENDTATDWFAELEESPDQELVIPYLTKILEEDDFIDDEESFITLAILEALNGRLKLISTDYNLPQLASVDTIVLAQMVIRAAKKILFFKEHSEVRELWQESDEYHQWFNYQVSLIMKLDHFYRNYNFVEKENDPEIEAEWSKYIKTNFS; translated from the coding sequence ATGGGAGCTTGGGGATACAAGAATTTTGAAAATGATACTGCTACAGATTGGTTTGCAGAGTTGGAGGAATCTCCGGATCAAGAATTGGTGATTCCTTATCTCACCAAAATTTTGGAGGAAGATGATTTTATAGATGACGAAGAAAGTTTTATTACTTTAGCTATTCTTGAAGCATTGAATGGTCGCTTGAAATTGATCTCTACAGACTACAATCTGCCGCAGTTGGCATCTGTAGATACGATTGTCCTGGCCCAAATGGTAATAAGGGCAGCTAAAAAGATTCTTTTCTTTAAAGAACATTCAGAAGTAAGGGAATTATGGCAGGAATCTGATGAATACCACCAATGGTTTAATTATCAGGTTTCGTTAATTATGAAGCTTGATCATTTTTACCGTAACTATAATTTTGTTGAGAAAGAGAATGATCCGGAAATTGAGGCAGAATGGTCAAAATATATAAAAACCAATTTTTCATAA
- a CDS encoding TonB-dependent receptor: MSIILKKRLLIALVLPTAALYYGQSTKDSLEKSKSIDEVMLVGRNLSQTAKERKTPVAVSNIKAAEIQEKLGNREFPEIMKSTPSVYVTKVGGGFGDSRINMRGFDGANIAVIINGQPVNDMQGGTVYWSNWTGLADIASSIQIQRGLGASKFVVPSVGGTINIVTKATDSEQKAMIKAEAGNDNYSKLSAMYSSGLKNKWATTVLLSRWQGDGYINGTKGEGYSWFFSTGFKPNEKHAFNFIATGAPQVHDTRRSSATGANVATLQQFETYGRRYNPQTGMLNGSQFNLAPNFYHKPIASLNWDWNINDNLKLSTVVYGSWGRGGGGTGLNGSILNSKGDVMNFMNTGPGGDGTINWDMIYRYNRGGSVTDYNGNTFQKSAFVAPAGSPTDYNGQNVATLNGTSGIIRKQSINAHDWYGVIADLNYKKNNWTFNGGIDLKTYKGALYDITTDLLGSDALFVKSSVNAPNGYYVDRTVKPEPLTKTGDTQKISIHNEGLVKWAGVYGMVEYSSEKLSASVQGSVSEQYYKRRDYMLYTPGNQDTKWYHKTGYIVKGGANYNIDDHHNVFFNAGVISRQPLFNALFPSNQNIYNDAKNERIFSLELGYGFKSRYIDVNINAYRTQWDDRFISRTFNAGAADVAKFSQLKLGNAYFYNALNVGQLHQGVELEAKARPFANLRLRGMVSFGNWKYKGNANFNILDVQSNQEVAGATGTINIKDLKVGDAAQTTASLGVDYNITKAFSIDANWEYYDKLYAQFNPINFLTEADRERGIVKLPSYNLFDVGASYKFEIGQKKSLTLRANVYNLFNKYYISELSSNIHTTDKIGSGPDKGKTYQEAGRVYQGIADANTGFLGFGRTWSVAATFRF; the protein is encoded by the coding sequence ATGAGCATTATTTTAAAAAAGCGACTTCTTATAGCGCTTGTATTACCAACGGCCGCCTTATATTATGGGCAGAGTACGAAGGATTCTTTAGAAAAATCTAAATCTATTGATGAGGTGATGTTGGTAGGTAGAAACCTTTCCCAAACCGCCAAAGAAAGAAAAACCCCTGTTGCAGTTTCCAACATTAAGGCAGCTGAAATTCAGGAAAAACTGGGAAACAGAGAATTTCCTGAAATTATGAAGTCTACTCCATCCGTTTACGTTACTAAAGTAGGTGGTGGATTTGGAGACAGCAGAATTAACATGAGAGGTTTTGATGGTGCCAATATTGCGGTAATCATCAACGGACAGCCTGTTAATGATATGCAGGGAGGTACTGTATACTGGTCTAACTGGACTGGACTTGCAGATATTGCAAGCTCTATTCAGATTCAGAGAGGGTTGGGAGCTTCTAAATTTGTAGTTCCTTCTGTTGGAGGAACCATCAATATTGTAACCAAAGCTACAGATTCTGAGCAGAAAGCAATGATTAAGGCGGAAGCTGGTAACGACAATTACTCAAAACTTTCAGCGATGTATTCTTCAGGGCTGAAAAACAAATGGGCAACAACCGTATTGCTTTCCCGTTGGCAAGGTGATGGTTACATCAACGGAACTAAAGGTGAAGGATATTCATGGTTCTTCTCCACAGGATTTAAACCGAATGAAAAACATGCGTTCAACTTCATTGCAACTGGAGCACCCCAAGTACACGATACAAGAAGATCTTCTGCAACCGGAGCTAATGTAGCAACCCTGCAGCAATTTGAAACCTATGGAAGGAGATACAATCCACAAACAGGAATGCTGAATGGTTCTCAATTTAATTTAGCCCCTAACTTCTACCACAAACCAATTGCTTCATTAAACTGGGACTGGAATATTAATGATAATCTGAAATTATCCACAGTTGTTTACGGCTCCTGGGGACGCGGTGGTGGTGGTACCGGACTTAATGGTTCTATCCTAAACAGTAAAGGAGATGTCATGAACTTCATGAACACTGGCCCAGGTGGAGATGGTACTATTAATTGGGATATGATTTATCGTTACAACAGAGGAGGCTCAGTAACAGATTATAATGGGAATACTTTCCAAAAATCTGCTTTCGTTGCCCCTGCAGGTTCCCCTACTGATTATAACGGACAGAATGTAGCGACTTTAAATGGGACCAGTGGTATCATAAGGAAGCAAAGTATTAATGCTCATGACTGGTATGGGGTCATTGCAGACCTTAACTATAAAAAGAACAACTGGACTTTTAACGGAGGAATAGACCTTAAAACTTACAAAGGAGCACTTTATGATATTACTACTGACCTGTTAGGATCAGATGCTTTATTTGTTAAGAGTTCAGTAAACGCTCCAAACGGTTATTATGTTGACCGTACAGTGAAACCAGAACCATTAACAAAAACAGGTGATACTCAAAAAATATCTATTCACAACGAAGGTCTTGTAAAATGGGCTGGTGTATATGGAATGGTTGAATATAGCTCTGAAAAGCTAAGTGCATCCGTTCAGGGATCGGTTTCTGAGCAGTATTACAAGAGAAGAGACTATATGCTGTACACTCCTGGAAACCAAGACACCAAATGGTATCACAAAACAGGTTATATCGTAAAAGGAGGAGCTAACTATAATATTGATGATCACCATAATGTATTTTTCAATGCAGGAGTTATTTCAAGACAGCCATTATTTAATGCCCTGTTCCCTTCCAACCAGAATATCTATAACGATGCGAAGAATGAAAGAATCTTCTCTTTAGAACTAGGATATGGTTTCAAATCCCGTTATATAGATGTTAACATCAATGCGTACAGAACACAATGGGATGACAGATTTATTTCAAGAACATTCAATGCAGGAGCTGCTGATGTTGCTAAATTCTCTCAACTGAAACTTGGAAACGCTTATTTCTACAATGCTCTGAATGTAGGACAACTTCACCAGGGTGTTGAATTGGAAGCAAAGGCGAGACCTTTTGCTAACCTTAGATTAAGAGGAATGGTTTCATTTGGAAACTGGAAATACAAAGGAAACGCAAACTTTAACATTCTTGACGTTCAAAGCAACCAAGAAGTTGCCGGTGCAACAGGAACAATCAATATCAAAGATCTGAAAGTGGGTGATGCTGCCCAAACTACAGCAAGTTTAGGAGTTGATTATAACATTACCAAAGCTTTCAGTATTGATGCTAATTGGGAATATTATGACAAATTATATGCACAGTTCAACCCTATCAACTTCCTTACAGAAGCTGACAGAGAAAGAGGAATTGTAAAATTACCAAGCTATAACCTGTTTGATGTAGGGGCGAGTTATAAATTTGAAATCGGTCAGAAAAAATCTTTAACTTTAAGAGCAAATGTTTATAACTTATTCAACAAGTATTATATTTCTGAATTAAGTTCTAACATCCACACTACTGATAAGATTGGTTCTGGTCCGGATAAAGGAAAAACATATCAGGAAGCAGGTAGAGTTTATCAGGGTATTGCTGATGCCAATACAGGTTTCTTAGGGTTCGGAAGAACGTGGTCTGTGGCTGCTACTTTCAGGTTCTAA
- a CDS encoding GNAT family N-acetyltransferase produces the protein MNLPPYLDFPTIIGDDIVLRKIEADDIIDIIEISYYDAIAASDLLEAIAMQDKINADYANGDSIHWGIADKLSNKIVGTCGYYRGLDQGRGELSCVLLPHNYGKGYMTKALKLAVQFGLEFIKLDHIGAITTKDNTSPIKLMERLNFVKIADLCDNEIEYQYINSDRIKTSETD, from the coding sequence ATGAATTTACCGCCATACCTTGATTTTCCAACAATAATCGGAGATGATATTGTGTTAAGAAAGATTGAAGCTGATGATATTATTGATATTATTGAAATATCCTATTATGATGCAATAGCTGCCAGCGACTTATTAGAAGCTATTGCGATGCAGGATAAAATAAATGCTGATTATGCTAATGGAGATTCTATACATTGGGGAATAGCAGATAAACTATCCAATAAGATCGTTGGAACTTGCGGTTATTATAGAGGCCTGGATCAAGGACGCGGAGAATTGAGCTGTGTGCTTCTTCCCCATAATTATGGTAAAGGATATATGACAAAAGCACTGAAATTAGCTGTACAATTTGGTCTGGAGTTCATAAAACTCGATCATATAGGGGCAATTACCACTAAAGATAATACGAGTCCAATAAAGCTAATGGAACGGTTGAATTTTGTAAAGATTGCAGACCTATGTGACAATGAAATTGAGTATCAGTATATCAACTCTGATAGGATCAAAACATCCGAAACGGACTAA
- a CDS encoding response regulator translates to MLQNKIKIALVDDHPMVAEGLGKVLSSVENIEITQYFFDGYSLLQFLNHTAVDIVLLDITLPDIDGIVLCKTIKLNFPKMIVLALSHHHNRKIIMDMLNNGANGYMLKNVSLEELVNCIDAALRGEIVFSRDVKEIITSPQLSGHEKSIRLTNREKEVLGLIAAGKTTMQMAEQLFISKFTIESHRKNLLQKFEAKNVAELIRIASDKGFL, encoded by the coding sequence ATGTTACAGAATAAAATAAAAATAGCATTAGTGGATGATCATCCTATGGTGGCAGAAGGCTTGGGTAAGGTATTGTCATCAGTAGAAAACATAGAAATTACACAGTATTTTTTTGATGGGTATAGCCTGCTTCAGTTTTTAAACCATACTGCCGTAGATATCGTTCTGCTGGATATTACGCTGCCAGATATAGATGGGATTGTGCTTTGCAAAACCATAAAACTTAATTTCCCTAAAATGATCGTGCTGGCCCTTAGCCACCACCACAATCGTAAAATTATTATGGATATGCTCAACAACGGTGCCAACGGTTATATGCTTAAAAATGTCTCTTTGGAAGAGCTTGTAAATTGCATTGATGCCGCACTAAGGGGGGAAATTGTATTTAGCCGGGATGTAAAGGAAATTATTACTTCTCCCCAATTGTCGGGTCATGAAAAATCCATTCGTCTTACCAACAGAGAAAAAGAAGTGCTGGGCCTGATTGCCGCCGGTAAAACAACCATGCAAATGGCAGAGCAATTATTCATCAGCAAGTTTACAATAGAAAGCCACCGCAAAAACCTACTGCAAAAATTTGAAGCCAAGAATGTTGCCGAATTAATAAGGATCGCTTCGGATAAAGGTTTTTTGTAA